A section of the [Limnothrix rosea] IAM M-220 genome encodes:
- a CDS encoding PAS domain-containing protein, with translation MPADTYDFRWIPQNLKLIKKPLRLMLGAVFSEAIALFQQQQQPSCLLVFQAEKLVGIVTRRDIVNHVLVCQNVGQLAIAEVMSAPVITHTVDGMINGLALQKLFEEEKISHLPLLDVDQNFIGLLTEKNLLAYLSSLPQNTSQLNDQQSDIEHDAQLYHLLVNSSPMGIFQTDANGFCTFVNSRWSDITGLPGDRALGDGWSQALHPDDREKVAAEWYAAAAENRPFDLEYRFQKADGSETWVHGRSVAAETDQNNNVVGYVGSITDIQQRKTFETVLAHILDGTATVTGHDFFNALVHHLGEATGMAYVFVTELENQDRLKNLAYWEQGSIKAMAPYPLADTPCEFVLRDRFFQCLTAVASAFPEDDDLITMAAESYIGIALQDAEGQPLGHICVMDTKPLEPSTAQMIRHVLEVFAARAGAELLRKRTDEALQAFTATLEKKVAERTEQLAASQKQLQLITDSIPGAIAYFDASERYQFVNQTYCQWFQQPLKTIIGHTILEAFGQDKYDQCLPHIKQVLAGKTANWETEINYEDRETRHITATFVPDFGEENQVKGCYLLITDISDRHRIEQELQTSKAELQTLFEAMDDAVFLINFDTAQLKIISKNSDNLYRPSTEIIEQRIDEIFPQELSQYFIDCLQRTMAAGSSQQFEYSLPINGTEKRFSATCSILPDRHLLWVARDITDYHNAKITLQTSEAEFKSLFAAMDDIVLVFDAQGNYRKVISTKVEQLIRPQTDLLGHNLTEFFPPEKVKFFIDCIQTTLRLGKTQTCEYAIDIRGQETWFSASCSVLNDNQVLWIARNVSDRKYAELQFQEASYRLSLATRGAKIGLWDYDVTKDRLIWDAQQYKFYGVSPADFKGRVKDWTDRVHPEDLPRMCRLFTRAFQGKNINELESEFRIILPDGETRYLKGNAIVLRDEEGSATRVLGVNFDITAYKTTEAELLQAKQVAESAAQTKSLFLANMSHEIRTPMNGVVGMLELLHDSPLTEQQRSHLAIAQSSAESLLSLINDILDFSKVEAGKLDLEHIDFELHHLIKNIVKTTALKAQEKGLELIVDLRRLDNSVINGDPSRIQQIFTNLLSNAVKFTERGNIILTSHLVEDTRGLWLVGSVTDQGIGITADKLQALFHPFTQLDASTTRKYGGTGLGLTITKKICELMDGDITARSEPKQGSCFEFRVKVQQSKGSGQSQTPKGLPLEVLLVEGNPVLCEILSSQLEAWDIKVTAVASSVEAIAAVTERSNTTPFNVALINHTIADCDREQFCRTLKDMVQPTNPNFAIIVMTAIANLTADQAISSSAADTYLTKPILPLELAQTLSNLDKLTTAKNTTPTPLEPNQTVNPPPTTPPKWPEHTKLLVVEDNRVNQLVIQSSLKKMGLTSDIATQGYEALRQLRESPLDQPYRLILMDCLMPEMNGYETTERIRNGETGEHYRNIPIVALTANAMKGDREKCLAAGMNDYLSKPIKAKTLRAVLYQWLAPQD, from the coding sequence ATGCCTGCTGACACCTACGATTTTCGCTGGATTCCACAAAATTTAAAGCTGATCAAAAAACCTCTCAGGTTAATGCTTGGGGCTGTTTTTTCTGAGGCGATCGCCCTTTTTCAACAACAGCAACAACCGTCTTGTTTGCTCGTTTTCCAGGCAGAAAAATTAGTTGGCATTGTGACGCGCCGGGATATTGTCAACCATGTTTTAGTGTGCCAAAACGTTGGGCAATTGGCGATCGCCGAGGTGATGAGCGCCCCTGTCATCACCCATACCGTTGACGGGATGATCAATGGCTTAGCGCTACAAAAACTTTTTGAAGAAGAAAAAATTTCCCATTTGCCACTGCTGGATGTGGACCAAAATTTTATCGGTCTTTTGACAGAAAAGAATTTATTGGCTTATCTCAGCTCACTTCCCCAGAACACCAGTCAACTTAATGACCAACAAAGCGACATTGAGCATGATGCTCAGCTCTATCATCTCCTCGTCAATTCATCGCCCATGGGCATTTTTCAAACCGATGCCAATGGTTTTTGCACCTTTGTGAATTCCCGATGGTCGGACATTACCGGTCTACCCGGCGATCGCGCCCTTGGCGATGGCTGGAGTCAAGCCCTACATCCCGATGACCGCGAGAAAGTTGCAGCAGAATGGTACGCCGCCGCCGCCGAAAATCGTCCCTTTGATTTGGAATATCGCTTTCAAAAAGCCGATGGCTCCGAAACATGGGTTCATGGTCGCTCCGTCGCAGCCGAAACAGACCAAAATAACAATGTGGTTGGTTACGTCGGCTCCATTACCGATATTCAACAGCGAAAAACCTTTGAAACCGTTTTAGCCCATATTCTTGACGGTACAGCCACAGTCACCGGCCATGATTTTTTTAATGCCCTTGTACACCACCTCGGTGAAGCCACAGGGATGGCCTATGTTTTCGTTACCGAATTAGAAAACCAAGACCGATTAAAGAATCTTGCATACTGGGAACAGGGCAGTATCAAAGCAATGGCTCCCTACCCACTCGCCGATACCCCCTGCGAATTTGTTTTGCGCGATCGTTTTTTCCAATGTTTAACTGCGGTTGCCAGCGCTTTTCCAGAGGATGATGACCTGATCACAATGGCGGCTGAAAGTTATATTGGGATTGCCCTTCAGGATGCAGAGGGTCAGCCACTTGGTCATATCTGCGTCATGGATACCAAACCCCTAGAGCCAAGCACAGCTCAGATGATTCGCCATGTTTTAGAAGTCTTTGCGGCTCGGGCTGGGGCAGAGCTTTTACGCAAACGTACCGATGAAGCGTTGCAAGCATTCACCGCAACCCTAGAGAAAAAAGTAGCAGAGCGTACTGAACAATTAGCCGCCAGTCAAAAACAACTACAACTGATCACTGACTCAATTCCTGGGGCGATCGCCTATTTCGATGCTTCAGAACGCTACCAATTTGTCAACCAAACATATTGTCAGTGGTTTCAACAACCTTTAAAAACAATTATCGGCCACACAATACTTGAAGCCTTTGGGCAGGATAAATATGACCAATGTTTACCCCACATCAAACAAGTCCTAGCAGGCAAAACCGCCAACTGGGAAACCGAAATCAACTATGAAGATCGAGAAACACGTCATATCACCGCAACTTTTGTGCCTGACTTTGGCGAGGAAAACCAAGTAAAAGGATGCTATCTCCTGATTACAGATATTAGCGATCGCCATCGCATAGAACAAGAACTACAAACATCAAAAGCCGAACTCCAGACACTCTTTGAAGCCATGGACGACGCTGTTTTTTTAATAAATTTCGACACAGCCCAGCTCAAGATTATTTCAAAAAACTCAGACAATTTATACCGTCCAAGTACAGAAATTATCGAACAAAGAATTGACGAGATTTTTCCGCAAGAACTATCACAATATTTTATCGATTGCCTCCAACGCACCATGGCCGCTGGCAGTTCACAGCAATTTGAATATTCACTGCCGATCAATGGCACCGAAAAACGCTTTTCCGCCACTTGTTCAATCTTGCCAGATCGTCACCTACTGTGGGTCGCCCGCGATATCACCGACTACCACAACGCCAAAATAACCTTACAAACATCGGAAGCAGAATTTAAAAGTTTATTTGCTGCTATGGATGATATCGTCCTAGTCTTTGATGCCCAAGGCAACTACCGCAAAGTTATTTCAACCAAAGTCGAGCAATTAATTCGTCCCCAGACAGACCTTCTCGGACATAATTTGACCGAATTTTTTCCACCAGAAAAAGTCAAATTCTTTATAGACTGCATTCAAACAACCCTAAGGCTGGGCAAAACCCAAACCTGTGAATATGCCATCGATATTCGTGGACAAGAAACTTGGTTTAGTGCCAGTTGTTCCGTTCTCAATGACAACCAAGTCCTTTGGATTGCGCGCAATGTCAGCGATCGCAAATATGCCGAGCTACAGTTCCAAGAAGCAAGCTATCGACTTTCCCTCGCCACCCGTGGCGCGAAAATCGGTTTGTGGGATTACGATGTCACCAAGGATCGCCTCATTTGGGATGCGCAACAGTACAAGTTTTATGGCGTTAGTCCTGCAGATTTCAAAGGGAGGGTCAAAGACTGGACAGACCGGGTTCACCCTGAGGATCTCCCCCGGATGTGTCGATTATTTACGCGCGCTTTTCAGGGGAAAAATATTAACGAACTAGAATCAGAATTCCGCATTATCCTCCCTGACGGTGAGACGCGTTACCTCAAAGGAAATGCCATTGTCCTACGAGATGAAGAGGGGTCTGCCACTCGTGTTCTGGGGGTGAATTTTGATATTACAGCTTATAAAACCACCGAAGCGGAATTACTTCAGGCAAAACAAGTGGCGGAAAGTGCGGCTCAAACAAAAAGTCTTTTCCTGGCGAATATGAGCCACGAAATCCGGACTCCCATGAATGGCGTGGTCGGGATGCTCGAACTACTCCATGACTCACCCCTGACAGAACAGCAGCGATCTCACCTGGCGATCGCCCAGTCTAGTGCAGAATCTTTACTTTCTTTGATTAACGACATTTTAGATTTTTCGAAGGTAGAGGCAGGCAAACTTGACCTTGAGCACATTGATTTTGAATTACATCATCTCATTAAAAATATTGTGAAAACGACTGCCCTCAAAGCCCAAGAAAAGGGTCTAGAGCTGATTGTTGATTTGCGCAGGCTCGACAATTCCGTCATTAATGGTGACCCTAGTCGCATTCAACAGATTTTCACTAATCTTTTGAGTAACGCTGTGAAATTTACGGAGCGGGGCAATATTATTCTGACCAGTCACCTCGTCGAAGATACCAGGGGACTATGGCTTGTGGGCAGTGTCACGGATCAAGGTATTGGCATTACCGCTGATAAATTGCAGGCCTTATTTCACCCGTTTACCCAGCTCGATGCTAGTACGACCCGGAAATATGGCGGCACGGGGCTGGGTCTCACCATCACCAAAAAAATCTGTGAGCTAATGGACGGCGACATCACTGCACGGAGTGAGCCGAAGCAAGGTAGTTGTTTTGAGTTTCGTGTCAAAGTTCAGCAAAGTAAGGGTTCTGGGCAATCCCAGACTCCCAAGGGACTCCCTTTAGAGGTTTTACTGGTAGAAGGAAATCCTGTACTGTGTGAAATTTTGTCATCGCAATTAGAGGCGTGGGATATCAAAGTGACGGCTGTTGCTAGTAGTGTGGAGGCGATCGCCGCAGTGACAGAACGCAGCAATACCACTCCCTTTAATGTTGCCCTGATCAACCACACCATTGCAGACTGCGACCGGGAGCAATTTTGTCGAACACTCAAAGACATGGTGCAGCCGACCAATCCAAATTTTGCCATTATTGTGATGACGGCGATCGCCAATCTCACCGCCGATCAAGCCATTAGCAGCTCAGCAGCAGATACTTATCTCACCAAACCGATACTCCCCCTAGAACTCGCCCAAACCCTAAGCAATCTTGACAAACTAACCACGGCAAAAAATACAACACCCACCCCTTTAGAGCCAAACCAAACCGTCAACCCCCCACCGACTACACCACCTAAATGGCCAGAGCACACCAAACTTCTAGTCGTTGAAGACAATCGCGTCAATCAACTCGTGATTCAAAGTTCCCTCAAGAAAATGGGACTCACCTCCGACATTGCCACCCAAGGCTACGAAGCCCTCCGACAACTACGGGAGTCTCCCCTAGACCAACCCTACCGCCTAATTTTGATGGATTGCCTCATGCCCGAAATGAATGGCTACGAAACAACTGAACGCATTCGCAACGGCGAAACCGGTGAACATTATCGCAATATTCCCATTGTTGCCCTCACCGCCAATGCGATGAAAGGCGATCGCGAAAAATGTTTAGCAGCAGGCATGAATGATTACCTAAGTAAACCCATCAAAGCCAAAACCTTACGAGCAGTTCTCTACCAGTGGCTTGCTCCACAAGACTAA
- a CDS encoding B12-binding domain-containing radical SAM protein, with translation MRALLIYPVFPKSFWSFEKAIELIGRKALLPPLGLITVAAILPQEWEFKLVDRNIRAVTEAEWEWADIVIMSGMIVQKYDIADQIAEAKKRGLKVAIGGPYATAFSKELKGEVDYLVLDEGEITIPMFVEAINNSEESGIFRATEKPDISTTPIPRYDLLELAAYSEMSVQFSRGCPYQCEFCDIIVLYGRKPRTKTPQQLIAELKCLYDLGWRRTIFLVDDNFIGNKRNVKLLLKELQPWMEENGYPFSFATEASVDLASDQELMDMMTACNFGTVFLGIETPDEDSLEVTKKFQNTRDPLSESVNKIISSGLRVMAGFIVGFDGEKKGAGDRVVEFVQQSTIPTAIFSMLQVLPDTGLWHRLNKEGRLLEDSGSGDINQTTLMNFIPTRPVEEIAEEFVRGFYALYDPQKYLDRTYQHYRILGEAPCHKYPKKRQKKTKKPFEWSMLRALAIICWRQGIVRETRFSFWYYLAQMFIHNRRGIPSYLTVCAQIEHFLEYREIVKAEIEQQLANYQEQMETRERLKQATPEAIAS, from the coding sequence ATGCGCGCTTTACTGATTTATCCAGTTTTTCCAAAGAGCTTTTGGTCTTTCGAAAAGGCCATCGAACTAATTGGGCGCAAAGCGTTGTTGCCTCCTTTGGGTTTGATTACCGTCGCGGCAATTCTCCCCCAAGAGTGGGAATTCAAACTTGTCGACCGCAATATTCGCGCCGTGACCGAAGCAGAGTGGGAATGGGCGGACATTGTGATTATGTCGGGCATGATTGTACAAAAATATGACATTGCTGATCAAATCGCAGAGGCAAAAAAACGGGGTCTAAAAGTGGCGATCGGTGGCCCCTATGCAACGGCATTTTCCAAAGAATTAAAAGGCGAAGTCGATTATCTTGTTCTGGACGAAGGGGAAATAACCATTCCCATGTTTGTTGAGGCTATTAACAATAGTGAAGAGTCTGGCATTTTTCGCGCGACAGAAAAGCCCGACATTTCCACAACACCAATTCCCCGCTACGATCTCCTAGAGCTGGCTGCTTACTCTGAGATGTCAGTGCAATTTTCGCGGGGTTGTCCTTACCAGTGTGAATTTTGCGACATCATTGTGCTCTATGGCCGCAAGCCCCGCACGAAAACGCCCCAGCAACTGATCGCTGAGCTGAAATGTCTCTATGATCTTGGTTGGCGACGCACTATCTTCCTTGTGGATGACAACTTTATCGGTAACAAGCGTAATGTGAAATTGTTATTAAAGGAGTTGCAACCTTGGATGGAGGAAAATGGTTATCCTTTTTCCTTCGCAACAGAAGCATCTGTCGACTTGGCTAGTGACCAAGAGTTGATGGATATGATGACGGCTTGTAATTTCGGGACAGTCTTTTTGGGCATTGAAACTCCCGATGAGGATAGTTTGGAGGTGACTAAGAAATTCCAAAATACCCGTGATCCATTGAGTGAATCGGTTAATAAGATTATTAGTTCTGGTCTGCGGGTAATGGCGGGCTTTATTGTGGGATTTGATGGGGAAAAGAAAGGAGCCGGCGATCGCGTTGTGGAGTTTGTGCAACAAAGTACCATTCCCACTGCGATTTTTAGCATGTTGCAGGTATTGCCAGATACTGGTTTGTGGCATCGTCTGAATAAAGAAGGTCGGCTTCTGGAAGATTCTGGCTCCGGCGATATTAACCAAACCACGTTGATGAATTTTATTCCCACTCGTCCTGTGGAAGAGATTGCGGAAGAGTTTGTCCGGGGATTTTATGCCCTTTACGATCCACAAAAATATTTGGATCGCACTTACCAGCACTACCGCATTTTGGGTGAGGCACCTTGCCATAAGTATCCGAAAAAGCGTCAGAAAAAGACGAAAAAGCCCTTTGAGTGGTCGATGCTACGGGCGTTAGCGATTATCTGTTGGCGGCAAGGGATTGTCCGTGAAACTAGATTTAGTTTTTGGTATTATTTGGCGCAGATGTTCATTCACAACCGCCGTGGTATCCCCAGCTATCTCACGGTTTGTGCGCAGATTGAGCATTTCCTTGAGTACCGTGAAATTGTTAAGGCTGAGATTGAACAACAGTTGGCAAACTATCAGGAGCAAATGGAAACTCGTGAGCGCCTAAAACAAGCAACACCGGAGGCGATCGCCAGCTAA
- a CDS encoding fatty acid desaturase, with amino-acid sequence MKSNNFRATYQVLNTLIPYFLLWFLAVKASAISIFLLPPIIVLIVLFSLRIFSLMHDCGHYSLFTSKAANRIVGFIFGVLTAMPQYWWSRDHAYHHKTNGDWERYRGIGDFLSLDEYDGLSTFDKKVYDFTRHPRMVLPGGFFYLAFKPRLVLLLGMVDFVGDVYRSFKQNPSIKFSEAIASHRPKHWGSTAEFWDLLLNGFCVVGGWILCCQTLGTAFFLGTYSVVLALSAASLIAVFFVQHNFDGAYAHKTADWNYLLGAVEGSSYLDIPPILKWFTADISYHNIHHLSEKIPNYNLRACHEKNAHLLGRVTKVRLGDIMRCSEFVLWDAQSDSLVSIKDYSS; translated from the coding sequence ATGAAAAGTAATAATTTCCGGGCCACCTATCAGGTTTTAAATACGCTGATCCCTTACTTTTTGCTCTGGTTTCTCGCCGTCAAAGCCTCAGCGATTTCTATCTTTCTGTTGCCGCCAATCATTGTGCTAATTGTGCTGTTTTCCCTACGCATTTTTTCTCTGATGCATGACTGCGGCCATTACTCACTCTTCACCTCGAAGGCCGCCAATCGCATTGTCGGCTTTATTTTTGGGGTGCTCACAGCGATGCCCCAATACTGGTGGTCTCGGGATCATGCCTATCATCACAAAACGAATGGCGATTGGGAACGATATCGGGGCATAGGGGACTTTCTGTCTCTCGACGAATATGACGGCTTAAGCACATTTGACAAAAAAGTCTATGATTTTACGCGCCATCCCCGTATGGTGCTTCCCGGCGGATTTTTCTATCTGGCGTTTAAACCAAGATTAGTCCTCTTGCTCGGCATGGTTGATTTTGTGGGAGATGTATACCGGTCTTTCAAGCAAAATCCTTCAATCAAGTTTTCGGAGGCGATCGCCAGTCACCGCCCGAAGCACTGGGGGTCAACCGCTGAATTTTGGGATTTGTTACTCAACGGTTTTTGCGTAGTGGGTGGGTGGATTTTGTGTTGCCAGACCTTGGGAACAGCCTTCTTTCTCGGGACTTATTCTGTGGTGCTGGCACTGTCAGCGGCTAGTTTGATTGCTGTCTTTTTCGTGCAACATAACTTTGATGGTGCTTATGCTCACAAAACTGCCGACTGGAATTATTTACTAGGGGCTGTAGAAGGAAGTAGCTATCTAGATATACCACCCATTTTGAAATGGTTTACCGCAGATATTAGCTATCACAATATTCACCATCTTTCTGAAAAAATCCCCAATTACAATCTCCGGGCTTGCCATGAGAAAAATGCCCATCTGTTAGGTCGTGTGACCAAGGTTCGTTTAGGGGATATCATGCGTTGTTCTGAGTTTGTGTTGTGGGATGCCCAATCGGATAGCTTGGTCTCGATTAAGGATTATTCTTCTTAA
- the dprA gene encoding DNA-processing protein DprA, giving the protein MVMERYYWVGWSQIKGIGPVLLKRIWQHFGSLEVAWQAPREVLGEVEGLGGKLIDKVMAGRSPLNPEQVYEQHLKKNPQFWTPADADYPKLLLEIPSPPPLLYYRGRVNGLENQGKIPAIAMVGTRHPTEHGKRWTAKLGRVLGQSGFTVVSGMAKGIDGIAHTACLEVAGRTIAVLGTGLDVVYPANHRQLYDKITAKGLIVSEYPAGTKPDRSNFPARNRIIAGLTRATLVIEAPTRSGSLITSRYANEFNRDVYTLPNSPEQQQSSGCLDLIRRGASMILSEKGLIEDLGGLPQLDESSMQLSLLPPEGAALKPAPDIVRPPDYSQIPKPLLPLWQAISPEATPFDLIVVQSGMSADRVSATLLQWELEGLISQLPGMRYRRL; this is encoded by the coding sequence GTGGTAATGGAGCGCTATTACTGGGTTGGGTGGTCGCAAATAAAAGGTATTGGTCCTGTTTTATTGAAGCGAATTTGGCAGCATTTCGGTTCTCTGGAGGTGGCATGGCAAGCTCCTCGGGAGGTTCTGGGGGAGGTTGAGGGTTTAGGTGGCAAGTTAATTGACAAGGTCATGGCTGGGCGATCGCCCCTGAATCCGGAGCAAGTTTATGAACAGCACCTGAAGAAAAATCCACAGTTTTGGACTCCTGCGGATGCTGATTATCCAAAATTACTGTTAGAAATTCCCAGCCCGCCACCCCTGTTGTATTATCGCGGCCGGGTCAATGGGTTGGAAAATCAGGGCAAGATTCCGGCGATCGCCATGGTAGGTACAAGACATCCCACAGAACATGGCAAACGTTGGACAGCGAAACTTGGTCGGGTCTTAGGTCAGTCCGGTTTTACCGTTGTCTCTGGCATGGCAAAGGGTATTGATGGCATTGCTCACACGGCTTGCCTAGAGGTTGCTGGTCGCACCATTGCAGTCTTAGGAACTGGGCTCGATGTGGTTTATCCGGCGAATCACCGCCAACTGTACGACAAGATTACTGCGAAGGGCTTAATCGTCAGTGAGTATCCCGCAGGGACTAAACCGGATCGCAGCAATTTTCCAGCGCGCAACCGAATTATTGCCGGGTTAACCCGTGCCACATTGGTGATAGAAGCGCCGACTCGTTCTGGTTCTTTAATTACATCCCGCTATGCCAATGAATTTAATCGCGATGTTTATACCTTGCCTAATTCTCCCGAACAGCAGCAGTCTAGTGGCTGTTTAGATTTGATTCGTCGGGGAGCGAGTATGATTCTTAGCGAAAAAGGTTTGATCGAAGATCTCGGTGGTTTGCCTCAGCTTGATGAATCCTCTATGCAATTGTCGCTATTGCCGCCAGAAGGGGCTGCCCTTAAGCCGGCACCAGACATTGTTCGTCCGCCGGATTATTCTCAAATTCCGAAACCCTTACTGCCGCTTTGGCAGGCTATTTCACCAGAAGCGACACCGTTTGACTTAATTGTGGTGCAGTCGGGGATGAGCGCCGATCGGGTATCTGCGACGCTTTTGCAGTGGGAGCTAGAGGGTTTGATCAGTCAGTTGCCGGGGATGCGTTATCGTCGCCTCTAG
- a CDS encoding Fe(3+) ABC transporter substrate-binding protein yields MKIRFSALCSVAASVALFTAGCTPETPTTTEETPTTSAETEATDTDTEAGELNLYSSRHYDTDAELYEKFSQATGIEVNLIEGKDDELLERIKTEGENSPADVLITVDVARLWRAQDDGLLQPVDSEVLVSAIPENLRSADNTWFGLTKRARVIVYNPETVDESELSTYEDLADPKWAGRFCVRSSSNTYNQSLVAEKIVELGEPATEEWAKGLVSNFAREPEGNDTAQIKAVAAGECDLTLVNSYYVGRLRNSEDPQDQEIGNSIGLFFPNQEGSGTHINVSGAGILANAPNPEQAKEFLEFMVTPEAQEIFANNNNEYPAVDGIEPNTVVAAFGEWKASQLPLESFGENNANAVKLMDRAGWK; encoded by the coding sequence ATGAAAATTCGTTTTTCTGCTCTTTGCAGTGTCGCCGCTAGTGTGGCATTGTTTACAGCGGGCTGTACTCCGGAAACCCCTACCACAACAGAAGAAACCCCAACAACTTCTGCTGAAACCGAAGCAACTGACACCGACACAGAAGCTGGTGAACTCAACCTTTATTCGTCCCGTCACTACGACACTGATGCCGAACTATATGAGAAGTTTTCTCAAGCAACAGGCATTGAAGTCAACTTGATTGAAGGTAAAGATGACGAATTATTAGAGCGCATCAAAACAGAAGGTGAAAATAGCCCTGCCGATGTCTTAATTACCGTTGATGTTGCCCGTTTATGGCGCGCTCAAGATGATGGGTTGCTACAACCAGTCGATTCCGAAGTTTTAGTCAGTGCAATTCCGGAAAACCTGCGTAGTGCAGATAATACTTGGTTTGGTTTGACGAAGCGAGCGCGCGTAATCGTCTATAACCCAGAAACAGTAGACGAATCCGAGTTGTCAACCTACGAAGATCTCGCCGATCCAAAGTGGGCAGGGCGTTTTTGCGTGCGTAGCTCTAGCAATACCTACAATCAGTCTCTCGTTGCCGAAAAAATTGTCGAACTCGGTGAACCAGCAACGGAAGAGTGGGCAAAAGGCCTCGTTAGTAATTTTGCCCGTGAGCCAGAAGGTAATGATACCGCTCAAATTAAGGCTGTGGCGGCTGGTGAGTGTGACCTTACCCTTGTCAATAGCTATTATGTCGGACGTTTGCGCAATTCTGAGGATCCCCAAGATCAAGAAATTGGCAACAGTATCGGCCTCTTTTTCCCGAATCAAGAGGGTAGCGGTACCCACATCAACGTTAGTGGCGCTGGTATTTTAGCCAATGCTCCAAACCCAGAGCAGGCAAAGGAATTTCTTGAGTTTATGGTCACGCCTGAAGCACAGGAGATTTTTGCAAACAACAATAACGAATATCCTGCTGTCGATGGCATTGAACCGAATACAGTTGTAGCTGCGTTTGGTGAGTGGAAAGCTTCGCAGCTTCCCCTCGAAAGTTTTGGCGAAAATAATGCTAATGCCGTAAAACTCATGGATCGGGCTGGCTGGAAATAG